In Thiospirochaeta perfilievii, a single window of DNA contains:
- a CDS encoding acyltransferase, which yields METEYFIHESSYVDDGCKIGPGTKIWHFTHIMPNSVIGENCSIGQNVNIGSKAIIGNGVRIQNNVSVYDDVILEDDVFCGPSCVFTNVINPRAFVQRKNEYLETRVKTGASIGANATIVCGVTLGEFSFIGAGSVVTKNVLPYALMYGNPARQHGWICKCGEKLPKNLKCESCGVIYKNDGNTIDVKNS from the coding sequence GACGGGTGTAAAATAGGTCCTGGAACCAAAATATGGCATTTTACACATATTATGCCAAATAGTGTTATTGGGGAAAACTGTTCCATAGGTCAAAATGTAAATATTGGAAGTAAGGCAATAATTGGTAATGGTGTTAGAATTCAAAATAATGTCTCTGTATACGATGATGTAATATTAGAAGATGATGTTTTTTGTGGCCCATCATGTGTTTTTACTAATGTGATCAATCCTAGAGCTTTTGTTCAGCGAAAAAATGAATACTTGGAAACTCGGGTTAAAACTGGGGCATCAATTGGCGCTAATGCAACAATAGTTTGTGGTGTTACCCTAGGGGAATTCTCTTTTATCGGTGCTGGTAGTGTTGTTACAAAAAATGTACTACCCTACGCTTTAATGTATGGTAATCCAGCTAGACAACATGGTTGGATATGTAAATGTGGTGAGAAATTACCTAAGAACTTAAAATGTGAATCATGTGGTGTTATCTATAAAAATGATGGTAACACTATCGATGTAAAAAATAGTTAA